The genome window GAGTCTAAAATTCGGAGGTCATTTTGTTCAATCGCATTGTTGATTTCTTGAACAGATAAATCTTGCTCTGGAATCTTAGTTGCGCCGATTTGTTGAACATAGCCAATCAAATTAATATCAAGCTGGGATAATAATTGTTTGCAAATTTGTCCCAGTGCGACGCGCATTGCTGTTTCACGGGCAGAAGAACGTTCTAAAACATTTCTTAGATCACTTTGACCATATTTCATCCCGCCGACTAAATCAGCGTGTCCGGGTCTCGGACGAGTAATTTGCCGTAAAGTATTACTTTGAGTCGCTGGACTAATAGGGTCCATAATTTGACTCCAATGAGAATAGTCCCGATTTTGAATTGTTAAAGAGATTGGACTTCCAAGCGTAATATCATGGCGAACACCACCAGTGATTTCTACTGAATCGTGTTCAATCTTTTGGCGGTCTCCTCGTCCAAAACCACCTTGCCGAGCAGCTAAAGCATCATTGATTTCTTTAATGTCTAATTTTAAGCCAGCTGGAATCCCAGTGATAATGCCAGTTAATTGAGGACCGTGAGATTCTCCCGCAGTAACGTAATTGATCATAATTTATTGCTCCTTTTTTGAATTTCTAAGTGCCCAAGCTGTGAGACTGACAAAAAACAAACCTAAAGCACAGACGACCAGATCAAAGCGAATCGCATTTGCCACGCTTTTTTTAGATAGCCAGCCAGTAATAATCGGGATCGAAAACGCTGCGAAGCTGCCGAAAGTGAAAAACGATCCCGTGATACGGCCTTTAATGTGCGGATATAATTTAATGAACAAATTAAGTCCAATCTGCAAAACTCCGCCCGCGGCAGAAAAGCCAAACAGAAATGCTGCGCTCATCGAAATAAATGGAACTGAACTATAGCAGACCACAAAAAGTGCCAAGAGCGAAAGAGCATTGAGGCTTACTAAGAGTTTCGTTTCCGCAACCCCTTGACGTAAAAGGAGAAAAATCAAAATTACTCCAGTGATCGAACCAACGCTATATAACGACAAGAGCCAGTGCGATAAAGATTGGCTAAATCCAAAAGTTTTCCTAACAAAAAGACTAATCCACTGTGTGTACAAAATCATCACCGCCATCGATGTGTACCCGTATCCCAACAAGCCAACTGTGGCTAAAGCTTTAGATTTTTTGGTCAAGTTTTCATTTACCACTTTTGTTTCATAATCATCCAAATTTCGTTCAGGGAAAGTTTGAAGATTTAAGAAAACAAAG of Xylocopilactobacillus apicola contains these proteins:
- a CDS encoding MFS transporter; translated protein: MNKRQLSLSLYINYFIHGFGMIILTQNMQALSHHWQTPLATVSYVVSGNGIGRLLAYFVLGNLSDYFGRKIFINVGMISYFTFFVGMAFVKNIQVAYMFSILSGVAASALDSGTYTTFVEMGKRGGSSNILLKAFISIGEFILPLIISNLESRQMWYGWSFILAAAILVINFVFLNLQTFPERNLDDYETKVVNENLTKKSKALATVGLLGYGYTSMAVMILYTQWISLFVRKTFGFSQSLSHWLLSLYSVGSITGVILIFLLLRQGVAETKLLVSLNALSLLALFVVCYSSVPFISMSAAFLFGFSAAGGVLQIGLNLFIKLYPHIKGRITGSFFTFGSFAAFSIPIITGWLSKKSVANAIRFDLVVCALGLFFVSLTAWALRNSKKEQ